A window from Citrus sinensis cultivar Valencia sweet orange chromosome 5, DVS_A1.0, whole genome shotgun sequence encodes these proteins:
- the LOC102619385 gene encoding uncharacterized protein LOC102619385, with protein sequence MCIAAFIWQAHPLYPFFLLQNRDEYHQRPTKPVAWWDSGEILGGRDELAGGTWLACSRTGRVAFLTNVLELHTLPEAKSRGDLPVLFLESTKSPMEFAEELVTEAHQYNGFNLIVADVSSKSMVYVSNRPKGEPITIQEVSPGIHVLSNAKLDSPWHKAQRLGLNFREQLAKYGKGQIPVKEMVEKLMQDSVKADKSRLPGICSLDWEFDLSSVFVEVDTPLGLYGTRSTAALTIDEGGKLSFYEKYLEEDTWKEKSEKFYIQKLK encoded by the exons ATGTGTATAGCTGCGTTTATATGGCAAGCCCACCCGCTTTACCCCTTCTTTCTATTGCAAAACCGAGATGAATATCACCAGAG GCCTACAAAGCCAGTGGCATGGTGGGATTCTGGTGAAATATTGGGCGGGAGAGATGAGCTTGCCGGAGGGACATGGTTAGCTTGTTCAAGAACAGGAAGAGTGGCTTTTCTTACCAATGTGTTGGAGCTTCATACTCTCCCTGAAGCAAAGAGCCGCGGAGACCTACCTGTGCTCTTCTTAGag AGTACAAAGAGTCCAATGGAATTTGCGGAGGAGTTGGTGACAGAGGCTCACCAGTACAATGGATTTAACCTGATTGTAGCTGATGTATCATCCAAGAGCATGGTTTATGTCTCCAACCGACCAAAAGGAGAACCAATCACCATTCAAGAGGTTTCTCCAGGCATTCACGTGCTTTCAAATGCAAAGCTTGATTCCCCCTGGCACAag GCTCAGCGTCTTGGATTGAACTTCAGGGAACAGCTTGCCAAATATGGCAAAGGTCAAATACCCGTGAAAGAAATGGTTGAAAAACTAATGCAGGACTCGGTTAAAGCAGATAAAAGTAGATTGCCTGGTATTTGTTCTCTTGATTGGGAATTCGATCTAAGCTCTGTGTTTGTTGAAGTAGACACACCACTG GGACTTTATGGCACAAGGAGCACCGCTGCATTAACCATAGATGAAGGTGGGAAATTAAGCTTTTACGAGAAGTATCTTGAAGAGGATACATGGAAGGAgaaatctgaaaaattttatattcagAAGCTAAAGTAG